The DNA sequence CCGGCTCCGGGCCGCGACAGCCGCCGGTTCCGGAATGGTGACGAGCGAGGTACGACATGACGACGCTGCAACCGCCGGTGGACGCCGCCGAGCCGCGGCCGGCCCCGCCCCCGGCGGGACGGGACCGCCGCTCCTGGACGGGGTGGGGGTTCATCGGCCCCTTCGTGGCCGTGTTCGCCCTGGTCTTCCTGGCGCCGATCGCGTACTCCCTGTACCTGAGCCTCTTCCGCGACCAGCTCATCGGCGGGACCACCTTCGTCGGCCTCGACAACTACCAGCAGGCGCTGCGGGACGACCGCTTCTGGGCCGCCCTCGGCCGGGTCTCGCTCTTCCTGTGCGTCCAGGTGCCGGTCATGCTCGGCATCGCCCTGCTGGTGGCCCTGGCGCTGGACAGCGGCCGGCTGTACGGCAAGGACTTCTTCCGCATCTCGGTCTTCCTGCCGTACGCGGTGCCCGCCGTCGTCGCCACGCTCATGTGGAGCTTCATGTACGGCACCCGCTTCGGCCTCGTCGGCGACATCAACGACGCCTTCGGCGTCTCGCT is a window from the Streptomyces capillispiralis genome containing:
- a CDS encoding carbohydrate ABC transporter permease, whose protein sequence is MTTLQPPVDAAEPRPAPPPAGRDRRSWTGWGFIGPFVAVFALVFLAPIAYSLYLSLFRDQLIGGTTFVGLDNYQQALRDDRFWAALGRVSLFLCVQVPVMLGIALLVALALDSGRLYGKDFFRISVFLPYAVPAVVATLMWSFMYGTRFGLVGDINDAFGVSLPDPLSPGLVLASIGNIVTWEFVGYNMLIFYSALRVVPHSLYEAAEIDGAGQIRVITAIKLPAIRGALVIATIFSIIGSFQLFNEPSVMQKLAPNAITTDYTPNFYTYSLSFSGQQHNYSATVAIVMGLITMVIAYVVQLRGMRKGV